The genomic region ATTGTACTCTGAAAGATACGTATAAAATCCGATCCCCGTCCTTCCAACGTTCTCACAGAGCGGTTTATCGGATAAACGACTCCAAACTCTCCGGCTCCAGGTCTGATTCCGATCTCCGAGAACATTCATACAACCGTGTCCATAGCGGATACTGGAAATTGTGTGATAGTTCCATCCACAACCCGCCAAATACAACTTTAATATTTTGTCCATATTAAAAATTTAATATTTCAAATAAACTACAATAAAATATATTCTCCATTCCAACCAAAACCAATGACCTGTCCATGCCCAGACAGTCTCCGGAATCACCCCTCCCCCCAGTGAGCAATAAATTCATGAGAAGTGACCCCATATTCCCCCGCGCTGTAACTCTATGGAAAGGTCCATTCAGCTCACTGCTGACATCTTGTGGCTGAACAGCTTCACTACATGGTGGATACCGACCtataaaaaaggaaattaattctTACCCTTCCAGTGagcaccagcgccacctactgctggaaataatatcacaggatcacgtacaccagcgccacctactgctggaaataatatcacaggatcacgtacaccagcgccacctactgctggatataatatcacaggatcacgTACACCAGCAccacctactgctggaaataatatcacaggatcacgtacaccagcgccacctactgctggaaataatatcacaggatcatgtacaccagcgccacctactgctggaaataatatcacaagatcatgtacaccagcgccacctactgctggaaataatatcacaggatcatgtacaccagcgccacctaatgctggaaataatatcacaggatcatgtacaccagcgccacctactgccggaaataatatcacaggatcatgtacaccagcgccacctactgccggaaataatatcacaggatcatgtacaccagcaccacctactgctggaaataatatcacaggatcatgtacaccagcgccacctactgctggaaataatatcacaggattaTGTACACCAGCAccacctactgctggaaataatatcacaggatcatgtacaccagcgccacctactgccacaaaaaatatcccattatcatgtacaccagcgccacctactgctggaaataatatcacaggatcatgtacaccagcgccacctactgccacaaaaaatatcccattatcatgtacaccagcgccacctactgccacaaataatatcacaggatcatgtacaccagcgccacctactgccggaaataatatcacaggatcatgtacaccagcgccacctccTGGTTAGATATGGCTATTACATTTACATCCAGTATTCTGCAGGCCAGCAGAAGAGATCTGAAAGATAAGCACAAGCCGTGGCCTGCAGCAGGGAatgagtctgaggcatctggCACCCGGACCTGCTGCAGGCATAAGAGGGCACGCGGAGTGCCGTTTTAACATGTAGACCGATCAAATACAATGAAATAATACTGCTGTCCTCTTCTCTGTTTCCAGGATGCTGTACGAGAAACCAGAAGCCCTGAAGCCTCCGTAAGTTACTCCAAGTGCTTAGAGCAGTGGCATACAtaaagaagtaagggccccatagcaaggatcaaaccagggccCCACACACAGGAAAGAAGGATTTACACCTAaaaccctttcaatgacccttggaccgttttttccactgcctcatttgctaaaagttgttccttttagAAGGTGTAGTCCTGAccgagttttcacctccagtagaagaggagatgggCCCCGTAGCAGTTggatggtctgccgctatggtagttacacccctgcctgAGAATCATAGTAATTGATTTCAGTGGGAACAGTGGATACAGGCGTAAAAGGTTCATACAGGTCCCATAGGGGCAACAGGCTTAGTGGGTACAGTCCTTACAGTCGGCATCAGAAGAAGTAGAATATAGTGCAGCTTTCTGTCCTAAGAGATCGCCTTGTCGTTGGTGGACAGGCACAAATACATAATTTTGTAcagaatgtatttgccaagaatctcacagtTACGGCTCGTGTACACGACCGTTGTCGGCCAGTGCCCGTATTGCAGCTTGCAAGCAgtgggtctgcaatatatgggcaccggctGTTTGTGCACctcatcacggatgtggacccattcacttgaatctacggagtgcttccgtggttttctgtccgtgcctccatgttctatttttttgtgctgCGGACGGATCAAGGTTCCATTCAAGTTGATTCCGCATGGATGGTGCCAGTGCATTGGGGGCTGCAATTTGTGGctcccaatgcacagaacggacgGCACACGTTAGTTTGCCGGAGCCCTTATAATGAAGCtttagcattagtacattttctcTAGTGAGTATGgatattgtatttactttattatttatcTTTGTTATTACGTTATTCTATCAAAAAATTGTAATgcaaagcagaaaaaaaacattaaaatcttCAAAAGATGAAACAATGCGGCCCTCACCCCAAAGCCGGTGTATTTCATGGATTTATGAACAAAGTAAGGATTTTATGGTGAGCGACGCATTGTTGTATCTTTTGATGATTGGACTGTGAAGTATTTGAACCAAAGCACCAGTTATCCACTGCTTGTGGGCCCTGAGCAAGCTCCATAGAGTTCAATGGTATCGCAGTGATCTGAGCAGAGGGAGGTAGTGCCGACACATGTCATTTATTGAACAAAAACCATTTAAAATTTGACATTTTTAAGATAAAACAATTTGGTGCAACAAACTGCTTTTGTAACATTTTGGTAAGGGCGGGAGATTACATATTATTTCTAGATAAGAGTTTGGCTGCATTTCCCATGAAAATGTAAAACTGGAGATTGAAAATGGAAGAGGGAGCAATTGTCTAGAGAGCGAGATCTCCGGGCTTTATTACTTGTAGAAGACACGGCCAAACGCAAACTGGAATAACACTTTCATCTACTTGGGAAAAAAAGACACACTGGGTGTAATGATTAATGCTCTTCTCTCTTCCAGACGGACAGATGTTCTCACGGTGACTCCATGGCTAGCGCCGATTGTATGGAATAGACTCTACAATATAGACATACTCAACGCACAATTCCACAAGAGAGGAGTTCACATTGGACTGACTGTGTTTGCTATTAGAAAGTAAGGAAATACTGACAATTCACACTCATTCTATATACATTCTatagagtataactactataatactgcctcttatgtacaagaatataactactataatactgcctcctatgtacaagaatatattactataatgctgcctcttatgtgcaagaatataactactataatactgctcctatgtacaagaatataactactataatactgctcctatgtacaagaatataactactataatactgctcctatgtacaagaatataactactataatactgctcctatgtacaagaatataactactataatactgctcctatgtacaagaatataactactataatactgctcctatgtacaaaaatataactagtataatactgctcctatgtacaagaatatacctactataatactgctcctatgtacaagaatataactactataatactgctcctatgtacaagaatataactactataatactgctcctatgtacaagaatataactgctataatactgcctcctatgtacaagaatataacttctataatactgcatcctatgtacacgaataggactactataatactgcctcttatgtacaagaatattactactataatactgctcttatgtacaagaataatattactataatactgcctcttatgtacaagaatataactattataatactgctcctatgtacaagaatataactactataatactgctcctatgtacaagaatataactactataatactgctcctatgtgcaagaatataactactataatactgttcctatgtacaagaatataactactataatactgcctcctatgtacaagaatataactactataatactgctcctatgtacaagaatataactactataatactgctcctataaacaagaatataactactataatactgctcctatgtacaagaatataactactataatactgcctcctatgtacaagaatataactactataatactgcctcctatgtacaagaatataactactataatactgctcctatgtacaggaatatagctactataatactgctcctatgtacaggaatatatctactataatactgtcccctatgtacaagaatataactactataatactgctcctatgtacaagaatataactactataatgctgcctcctatgtacaagaatataactactataatactgcctcctatgtacaagaatataactactataatactgcctcctatgtacaggaatataactactataatactgctcctatgtacaagaatataactactataatactgctcctatgtacaggaatataactactataatactgctcctatgtacaggaatataactactataatactgctcctatgtacaagaatataactactataatactgctcctatgtacaggaatataactactataatactgctcctatgtacaggaatataactactataatactgttcctatgtacaagaatataactactataatactgcctcctatgtacaagaatataactactataatactgcctcctatgtacaagaatataactactataatactgctcctatgtacaggaatataactactataatactgctcctatgtacaggaatatatctactataatactgtcccctatgtacaagaatataactactataatactgctcctatgtacaagaatataactactataatgctgcctcctatgtacaagaatataactactataatactgcctcctatgtacaagaatataactactataatactgcctcctatgtacaggaatataactactataatactgctcctatgtacaagaatataactactataatactgctcctatgtacaggaatataactactataatactgctcctatgtacaggaatataactactataatactgctcctatgtacaagaatataactactataatactgctcctatgtacaggaatataactactataatactgctcctatgtacaggaatataactactataatactgctcctatgtacaagaatataactactataatactgattggTTTTCTTCTTGGTTTATAaaccacatgtttttttttacaattttttctgtTCTATTTTTTAGATACACCCAGTTTATTGAACATTTTCTGGACACAGCTGAGAAGTTTTTCATGACTGGACATCGGGTCACTTATTATATAATGACCGACCAGCCCGCTGCAGTCCCCAACATTACACTGGGTGAAAAGAGAAATCTGGTTGTCCTGGAGGTCCCGGCCTACAAAAGATGGCAGGACATCAccatgaggaggatgcagatcaTTCGAGACTACATCCATGATCGGTTCATCAATGAGGTGGACTATCTGGTGTGTTTAGATGTGGACATGGAGTTCAAAGACCAGGTTGGGGTTGAGATCCTCAGTGATGTTTATGGTGTCATCCATCCGGGTTTTTTCACATCGTCTCGCAAGGAGTTCACCAATGAAAGGAGACCTCAGTCTGCAGGTTACATCCCTGAAGACGAGGGCGATTTCTATTACACGGGGTCCCATTTTGGAGGCACTGTGGAAGAGATCTACAAGTTGTCCAACCATTGCCACCACGCCATGCTGGCCGATAAAGACATAAACATAGAAGCCCTTTGGCATTATGAGAGTTATCTCAACAGATATTTCCTGTATTACAAACCCACCAAGGTCCTGTCTCCAGAGTATTCCTGGAACTACTACTACGGAAACCCAGCCGTGGTGGAGAAGAAGAGATTTATTGTTTTCCCTAAAGATTATGCCAAAGTACGTGACAACCCGTGACGCTCCacagcggaggtcccattcatttctataaagctgtgaaaaaaaaactgatagtcctctgttttttctccgcgtccgtgatccgtgattccagtccgttaaaataatataacctgtcctattcttgtcagtgaaaaacggaggatggacccattcaagtcaatgggtccgtaaaaaaggatgcacaactggtatgtcatccatgTCCGCgttcttgtctgttttttttctacaagaccttggtgcaataaaattatacttttcattaaccttcctatatttcccctgtcagacaaaaaaaaaggaagacacaagggaacacaactgaaacaaaatcggacacggaccactgaagccaaatgactgacagtgaaaaaacactgtcttgtgcatgaggcctgaagctTATTACAATGGCCATGCGATGACTTGTAGAATAGTTTCTGAATTAAGACATTGTATTAACTATATTCTTTTGTGAAatttgtgtacatttttttttttttg from Bufo gargarizans isolate SCDJY-AF-19 chromosome 9, ASM1485885v1, whole genome shotgun sequence harbors:
- the LOC122946259 gene encoding histo-blood group ABO system transferase-like; this encodes MLYEKPEALKPPRTDVLTVTPWLAPIVWNRLYNIDILNAQFHKRGVHIGLTVFAIRKYTQFIEHFLDTAEKFFMTGHRVTYYIMTDQPAAVPNITLGEKRNLVVLEVPAYKRWQDITMRRMQIIRDYIHDRFINEVDYLVCLDVDMEFKDQVGVEILSDVYGVIHPGFFTSSRKEFTNERRPQSAGYIPEDEGDFYYTGSHFGGTVEEIYKLSNHCHHAMLADKDINIEALWHYESYLNRYFLYYKPTKVLSPEYSWNYYYGNPAVVEKKRFIVFPKDYAKVRDNP